The genomic window TCATTTTCGAATCTCCATTCAAAGCGATATTTACAAATATTTCCGCGCTTCGAGAGTTTCGTCACCCCTATACTAATCTCACTAGCTACAGAGCCATCTAACCAAATAACCTAGCTAGCTTAGCTAAAAGAAACCCTACCAACCTCAAATTTTTAAGACAACTTTATTACGGCTAGACAAAAGTACCTTCACCTTGCAAGTTGTggcttttgattttattttatttatttattttatttggagTGGGTATCCTGCATGCCTGGAatgataattttcaaaaatcaatttagaGAGCTAGCTTAGTACTTGAGATAATAAGATCCATATTTTAACAATGGGCCACTGCCAAATAAGAGCAAGTTTTCCATCATAGGAGATTTACATACTTGATCAATGAGGTTATCTAATAAGGGCCTAAAGAGACGTATCCAAATTTCTAAATCCATCACTTCAAGAGTAAGATCTTTTAAGATGAAAATATTAATAAAGTAActaccaatatatatatatatatatatatattaataaagtaataaataaaaagattaatctctcattttttctttttaatcactCTTAAAGAATATAAATTCTGAGAATAGAGAAAGAATATAAAAGATCAAAATTAATGTATTGATAATGGGACTGAAACTACCAAATTTAATGAGATTAACTGGGATTATAATCACTAGGTTGGTTTAGTtttagactaaaaaaattattgtaaaaacctatcaaaatcaatcaaaacgaCTGAACGGTACGATTTTTTTCCTAATCGAAAAccaattaaaattttaagtttgaaaaaattatataaaaatcatattaaaatttatatatatattattataaaaatataatattttattatatatattNNNNNNNNNNNNNNNNNNNNNNNNNNNNNNNNNNNNNNNNNNNNNNNNNNNNNNNNNNNNNNNNNNNNNNNNNNNNNNNNNNNNNNNNNNNNNNNNNNNNNNNNNNNNNNNNNNNNNNNNNNNNNNNNNNNNNNNNNNNNNNNNNNNNNNNNNNNNNNNNNNNNNNNNNNNNNNNNNNNNNNNNNNNNNNNNNNNNNNNNNNNNNNNNNNNNNNNNNNNNNGATGTTCATAATCTTACTTAAAATAGGGAGAAAACTAAAGAGAatttgagaaataaaaaaaagaaaggagatgCGGAAAAATAATGAGACCAGGTGAAATTAAGTTACATTTATTTTTTAAACAGAACACAGAGAcataaacaataaatatttaaaatgtatTTAGATAGAGAGATATGGACACAGAACACAGTATCAGaatcattttgttttttatttttgtgtcaatttttaaatgAAGGACAATAATAAATACGAAATTTGGAAGAATGGACactgatttttaatgattttttttctttttgtctatagataattaccttttattttaaattctaatttgagATTCTTCTCTACATCGTCGTTATTAGAGAGGTTCTTATAGAGGTATTCAGAGTTCTATCTCtgtattcttcttcttttattgtattcttcttcttctttcaattgAGGTAGAAAGACCAAACTCAGGGCCTATTAAATCTCTCAATTTAcacaataaaaaattcaaaaacaaaaaaataaaaaatttaaagaaataccAAAATAAATTGTAcctaaaaaaatttgaatgttgaattggATAAGAGAGATTCAATTGGCAGAAGCAAAGTTTAACCAGTATAGCAGGTATTATTACGTCCTTCGGCAACCTTTGTGAAAGATTAAGTGGCAAAGAAGTTAAGAATGAGTGAGAGATAGAGGAAGGAAGAGGAGAGTATGAGAAATATGTCTATTTTAgtcaaatttttataatattttaatctTGTCAATGTATATTCAAATACAatacataaataataatttttagtatcTCTATTCTGATATTTTTGTCTTGACATATTTTATACTATTCATAAAAACAAACACAACCTTAAAGATTAAGGGACTTAGATTGGCATGCATATATTGTTGAATTAGTAGGTTAGTTTTTGTTTTAGTAATTTATATCAAAGACTTATGTTTTagctaaaattataaatatttgaatGAAATTAGAatgtataaatttaattttaagattagattatagatattatttagtcaataatattatattatttttaataattagggTTATgagttttttatattaaattttaaaaatcaacttTAATTGTTCTAGTGGTGAAGATTATGTTAAAGACTTTATAAGGTAAGCATATAGATTGAACGGTGTATTATTGGACTTTAATCCAATGTGTAAGTCATCATTTACTATATTTATTGAAGGTCAAATTTGTCCCCAACAGATTTGGCTGGTGGGTATGTTGTGGCTTGGGTCATTGGTGTGGAGGTCCATCTGAAATGGGTTGCAAATCCGGGTTTAGGTCTCTTGATTTGAGTATATTTTGTCAGCTACAATACATGATCAAGCCAAAAAAAATTCAAGATAAAATGTTTTGGGCTCATGAGATTGAACATATCTTTATACACTTTTTCAATCCAATTGAACAAGATTCCTCCAGAATATGCATGCTCAATATAATTGAGTATCAAAGTACTTTAAAGTGAAAGTTACAAAACAAAAAATGATGATTATTTATGTaatctaaaattgaaaaataacatAGAGCAATGATAAATAAgttataatataaatttttactAATAGTATTTAAAAGCTACTAATAGTATTTAAAAGTGAACTAATATTTTNNNNNNNNNNNNNNNNNNNNNNNNNNNNNNNNNNNNNNNNNNNNNNNNNNNNNNNNNNNNNNNNNNNNNNNNNNNNNNNNNNNNNNNNNNNNNNNNNNNNNNNNNNNNNNNNNNNNNNNNNNNNNNNNNNNNNNNNNNNNNNNNNNNNNNNNNNNNNNNNNNNNNNNNNNNNNNNNNNNNNNNNNNNGTAATAACATAACATATAAAATGAATGTAATATATTTAATCATATGATTCCTAAAATCGACAATAATATGCATAGTGACATTGGAATAGAGAAAAATCTAAAAGaccaaaattaaattatattcacGTAACATTTTTTTGAGTTACTTAGTTACATTTTTGAATGGTAAAGAAGTTTCTAGAAAATCTTACAGCATcttaaattcaataaaatattttaatagtaTTTCTCCAAGTCTATTATTTCTTATCTATTCTGAtattaatttttatgattaaataatataGACATTATttgcttcttttatttttttaatttcattttagaCAACTTTCGTGGTTTATGATCTGTCTCTCGTTATTCTTTTTTCTTGCTATCTTGACCACAAACCAAAAGACTCCAACTCAAACTTTGTCTCTCTTATTTAAGAGCTGTGCATAATAgactttttctattaaaaaataagGGTAGAATAATCATTCACATTCCACCTAAACGATAAAAATACGTCATATATTgtctaacataaaaatataattaaaatataacaaaACGTTAAGAGTAAACTGAAACTAAacgttaagaataaaattaaaataaaatttaaacatgTTCTTGTGTGAACAACCTGGATGTAACCTCGACTACAGGAGTTTACGCCGAGCTTTAGTCTTTAACGCCGAGCTTTGGCCTTCAACGCCGAGCTATAAGTTGGGATGGTCCGAGCTTCTCGTCCAAAGGGATGTTACATCACTGAGAGTACAAGCAAGGGGGAGTATACCTGCAAAAGGCATTTCGCTGCTTAAGTTAGTACTGAGAATTTAGTGTGTGCCTTTTGAAGATAAAatatcatacctttataggtgaAGTAAGATGGGTCAATTACGTTCTTTATCTGAATTGATGAGCAGTTATTAGGTTTAATAAGTAATAAATACTTGGTCAGACAGTTTTATTCCATGATGTAGTCCGTTGAGTCCGATTATAACGTGTAATCGCCGAATTATGACGTAAATTACGGAGTTATGGTGTATAATGCCGAGTTAAGACATTGGTTTAATAACTCTGATGTGAATCATCTACACTCTTATAAATGTAACGAATGAATaaatttaactttttatattatgagtatttttttattatttaatgcaTACAAAGTCACATATTTTCATTTAtgataaaagttaaaaattaaaattaaatgacattagtactttttggtttaaaattaaaataaagtacaaaaataaggataaaaactaaaaaaatagatgGCTCTAGAGAAGGATAATGTTAAATTTTATGTCATTATATATGAGaacagtgatttattttattatatttatttttgtactaaataacaaaaaagttaaattttatgtctgttttttattacttattttactTATCTATAATTGTTTAGATTAGACTTTACAGTTATTGAGTCATGTTTCGTTCCAACAAAAAAAACAGTTATGAaattattttcacttttttttattgGAGTACATCTATTATATCATCATGATTTTAATAATTgatgtaaaatttaaaaaattaaataaacatatatttattttgattaaatcCAAGagtgaattaattttttttatttttgtagcgAAATTATCTTTTGCATAATTATTTACAATAATCATCTATTATATATgttctattctaaattattttcgttGATCCGGATGCTAATTATATTTGAATATGATAAATTACATCTATTTAATTTGGATatgtaatatttaatttttaaattcattttttatCATTTATGAGTATTTTTTATCAGATTTATATATATCCACATAATTAAGTTAAAAAATACTGCTAATAATAAATAGtacttttaaattattaataaaattaaatcctTTAAAATACTATTAtttgtattaaaataattagcaTTATTCaacatatctaaatatttattataggatattacgtctttattatttcaattctcttatcacctataaatacccttctatattgtattaTTCTACACAACTTAAATACTCACAAACTTTTTTCTTATGGCTCCATCTCCCCTTTCTAATATAGTATCTGAGCCATGGTATCCTCATTGAGGAGGATAAGTTGATTTTCTTCTGGTGAAATTACTATACATTTCATACTTTTCTTCCGtgccatttttttcttctcttttgtcaATATTTTAATACTTTTCTGACCTCACCGGTTAGCTCATCGACTACTTACTTATTCTCATGAAGAAACCATATGTTTTTTGTCACCTTCCGATATTTTGCCATCTCTTCGCACTTTGTTACTTTTCAACAGTTTTTTGGCCGTTTGCCATCTTTTCAGCAGTTTTTCGGCAGTTGGCCACTCTTACGATAGTTCCGTCTACGTTCTCTTCCGACAGTTCCCTCTGCGTTCCCTTCTGGCAATTCCGTCTGTGTTCCCTTCCGCCAGTTTCGTTTGCGCTTCCTTTTGGCAGTTCCGTCTATATTTTCTTGTGGCAGTTCTGTCTGCGTTTTCTTCCGGCAGTTCTGTCTTCACTTCCttctggcagttccgtctgcactttCTTTCGACAGTTATGTCTGTGCTTTCTTTATGCAATTCCGTTTGCATCCGTTctatcaattttttcatttttctatttAGTTATttcaaataagtttcaaactcaactTGTCACTTGAGTTTAAGGGggtgttagagtataattaggatcaattagcattatttaacatatctgaatatttattataggatattacgtctttattattttgattctcttaaaatctataaatacccttctatattgtatcattctacacaacttgaatacacaCAAATCTTTTTTCTACTGCTCTCTCTTAccctttctaataataataaatacaatttAATTTAGTTAGAAGTTCATTGTTTTATAGTCTTCTATATATATAAACACGACAGAATAACattgtaaaaataattttttttatcacattggatattttaactctttttttctctttacgtgtaattttattttgcactttgtttatttaataataaaatatactcatattaattctatcatataatagtttatttttctcctaTGTATTTTGATTTGTATAGTTATTATTGatcttattgtttttattttcttgaattgttctttatttttttatgacttgataattaaaataaaaaagcaaagaaagaaaaaaatgatggcCAAAGACGGAGGGTAAAAGCCTAAAGCAGCAATATTATTCCTCAgcgttattattattaataagaactttattatttctttttttaacaTTCTTTAACATGaacttcattttttttattattattaatgcttttattattttcttctctaattaTAAATCTCCTTATAATAATTCTTTGATAGGatatttttttagtctaatagatttttttctattttttgtcaaaaataatttatattaggagaaaaaaaaaagatacaaattgaattttaaaattcaaatttaaatgagATGGGCAAAGCCCAAGGAGTAACTATTGAATTCATTTGGTAGATTTAAACTCTTTGTATTATCGTCACTGAAAATTTCAAATACTATTATAAAATTCTAGATATTTTTTATCTTATTGTTCTTAAATTATACATTATATCGTGTATTTAAAAAGtttcatcttttttaaaataagtatGACATTATATACCTTTTTGGATACAAAGGGATAATGAAGTTGAAGTAAGTAACAAAATTGATTATATAATAAGATATAAATTTTAAGAATTTCTAGCACAATTGAcaaatttttagtttcaaaataaatttgtactctattttttatcttttatttaattttttatattttttatttcttaattaattatgatTGTAATAATTCATCACAAATTTGTGTTTTGTAGAAAAATTTATCAATCATAAAATACAGAAGAATtaaccaaaaaatttaaaaaatgatgattaattacaaaataaaaaattataaattgtgcTTTAATTATGTTATAAAATACAAATTGGagctatttaaaattttttttagcatTAATGTTAACTTAAATTATAATAAGGTAAAAAGTAAAAATtgcatataataatttaatttaattatttataccactactagaaaactagttattacagacagaTATTTTCGATGAATTTTATCCCACagaaatacagacggaatttcagagAGATTTTTtgtcagaaaataaaaaaaataaattagcataaattacagacggaaaaaaaatccgtcaataattctgtcgaaaaaattaatttttttcatagaAAATGGTTACAGACAAAAAATTCAtctataattaaataaacaaaaacgctgcattttattaaattattacaaataaaaaatctgtctgcaatttaaaatttttcgccgaaaaaaaaaaaccaacctAATCTACCCCCTCTCTTTCTCGAGCTCCAGCTCCATTCACAAATAACTTTTGACTCAATTCACAAAGCACTCTATGAAGATGAACACCCTCTTCATAGTGCCTCACAAAGACGATTAACCCTAGCTAATCCTAACCCTATCTTCATTGTGCTTCAATGTACCCTAACCCTCTCTTCATTGTGCTTCACGAAGAACCCTTAACCACGACGAAGAACCCCTAACCGCGACGAAGAGCCCCTAACAGCACTCTGCGAAGAACGTCGCTGGTCGTCGGCGCTCGCAATGCCTCTGTCGAAGAACCCTTAACCGCGATGAAGAACCCCTAACCCTCCTTTGAGTTTCTTCGCTCTTCTCTCGCCACTCTCACCCTCAAGCTCACTGAGTCTCACCTCTCTCACGGCTGGTCTCGCCGTCGACCTCTCTCTATCTCTCCGGTATATCGCTTCTCTTGCGAGCGTTTCAGACTCAAGGTCGTCGCGCTCTGTTTCCGTCGTTGCTCTATCACGCTCTATCGCAAGCGAATCGATGAAATTCGACCCGATCCCAATCGGTTCCTGCTCCAAAGAGAACCAGAGCATCTACCAGCAGTTGTTTAAATTATGCCGATTCAGGTATGCATTATGTAAATTACGCCGATAAACCTTAGGGCTCAATTTTTCTACGCCAGTTTTAGCTGGGTTTATCATGCTTTGCTTTTGTGGCTCAATTGTTTAATAGTTCCACTGATCCAACACTACACCAAAATTGCAGTGCATTATCATGTTACTGCTGGAATGGATAATTTAATAGCTTTCTCGAAGTCCTGCTTCTGATTCATATTGATTATTGATTTTATAGGAACATTGGTTCAGTGCGGTTTCCAAATATATAATGTTATTAACATTATATTCATACTTGTTAGTTGTTACTATTACTGTGATAGTATTTCTGTTGGTCTTAAAATTGTTTAATCCCAAGGTGTTTGGGTAACTTACATTTTCCAAAAATTGTGGGCTGGGAATCCCTGCAGCCAAAGATCTGAATATCGGAGTTACTTGAACAGGGGAACCAAACTCCACTCTTGATGAGGCAGAAACAGCGCTATCAGTATTTATTTGTTCTTCCGAATTCGGCAGCATATCTACTATGAAAATATGTATATCTTATTAGCATTTTGGTTCATTAAAATGATAAGGGTATTAATACATGAAGGAGAAAAAGTAATATACTTTAGAAAAATGATAGAATTTTCATTCTTAATAATGAATTATGTTACCTTGATCTAGGGTTGAAGTAACTAGAACACCTCTCTCACATCCATCTACTTCTTTCTTATCTTCAATTTGTGTGGTTTTCATTTCAGTTTCTATATCCTGGTGTGAAGAGTGTTCCATAATGTCACCAGCTGAGAGAGGGAGGATAGTTGATCCTGTACTGTATTCAGAACTGGCTGGAGAGTCTTCATACAGATCCATTTGCCTGaatcatattaaaaaaatattagtctTCTTGTTAAGCATACAAGAAATTATATTTTTGAAGTACCTCCAACATGGCTGGCCTCCCTCATTACTACTCAAGTCTTCAACCATATTTTTAAGATCAGCAAGCTTTAAACCTTGAATCTTGCATTTCGGGTTGTTTGCTTCTTTGGTTCGGTTCAAAAACTCTTGAAGAACCTAGCACCAATACAAAGTAGTGTTAGTTGAACTCTACAGAGTAATGGCATTTCTCATATCTGCTCAAGAATGACAGTTACTTCAGACTTCTTAAAGGCAAGGTCAACTTCCTTTAATGATTCATGTCTCTTGCCATCTTCATGACTAGAGAAATACCTAGTCCTTTACAGTTACATTTTGTATGTGTATGTGTGTCTGGTGTGTGTTTTTTCGTTTGTATATTTCCTagattgttattgttaatttctccTCACCATTCAATTGCTTTTGTACTTACAATGTTAAATAACTGTCTTAGGTTCTTGGATCTTAAATTGCGTTAGTTTAACACGGGTGAATATTTTATTAGATGGCAAGGCTGCTGCAGCAGAGAAGAAAAATTCCAAGGATGAAACATCTTCGAAAGATTCACAGGGGCTGCTGCATGCCCCCATTTTCCACTTCTTTCTAATTGTGGCACTTGAAAGTGCTTGGAATTGGAACTAGCTGTGTGAGATTTTGTATTTCGCTGACAAGTCAGAGGTACCGTTTTGTTTTTTCACAAGTTTCCTTCTTCAAATTGAACTCAAGGTTTGGTTTTATTGGTGTTTCGCTGACAACTTGCCAGATCTAACTTGCCAACTTCTTCTATTTCTTTCAGCCTATGATGCCACCTTATGCAACACTTTATTCACCTGGAGGGTTTATACTCATCCTGCTATTCCTATTGTAAGTCTAgctactttcatgcaatttatttcATGGTTTATGAAAAATTAGAGCTTGTCTTGTTCATTACCCATGAATATTTGGCTTCTACTGTAATGATATCAATCAATAGTTCACAATAGGATAAGAGAAACTAATATACTGAAATGTCAAATGTGTTTCCTTTGATCCTATTTGTGTACCTAGATAAttcaaatatttatatttatttattttattatcataaaaGCTTTTCAGTCCCTAATTATATATGCTTTTTTTTTGGTGGTGTTATTATTTAGGCTTTATTGGTTGGAATTATGTCTTATGTTCTTGTGAATTATATATTTCTAAAACATAGGGGCCACATCCACACGGACAAGGAGTTCCATCTTCACCTTCTGTAAGCTATGATGTTTTCTGAGATCAGTTTCTAATTTAGGCATAGAATGATATTAATTTTTGTTTCATTTCTATTGACGCAATGTTAAAGACTGGGACACCTCTAAGTATGGAAACGCCACCAAAATCTGCAAATTCTGATCAGGGTTTGATGAAGAAACTGAAAGGGTTTGGGGGGCTTGCAATGTCAATTGGGAATGGCCATACTGATAGTACAAAGCTTAGAACTGAAAACAAGCTGTCACAGAGGTTTGTTAGTCtattttctttctatataaatttctgcagattctttttttttttttttgaattcttaCGTTGTGGGGTCATGGAGGGAAAATCAGATACTCTttagtgggattaaactcaaatTTTATCCCTCTATTTAGAAGACTCGTCCATGAGTTAGTTATTCTATTAGGTGCTTGTGGATAACTAAGTTTTTGATGATATGAACAATGTGGATACTGGGGATTCTAGTGATGGAAGTGATGGCAACACTGTGGGAGTGAGAACTTGCTTGCAATTAGCAATTTTTTTCATGCATTTAGTTGACCATGTTgccaatggtttatttttctttttaaattgatttcaCAAAATTAAAGATTGAATTATGATATTTTCTGTCTTATGTTCAGGCTAATCAAACACCAAGAAAAAAAAGCTGTGAGAGAACACCAGCCATTAGTATGACTCTGTTCTTCACCAAGTGTCATATCTTGATGAACAATAGAGTTGTCCTGAGATCACAATTATCTTTCTGATACCATCACTGCACTAATTTTCTTGACCAGTTAATTGAGTAGAGTCTTTATTAGTCTGATGTCAGATTATTTTAATCTTTAAGTTAAGATGAAAATTTACCCAAAAGTTTGTGATTAGTTTAATAAATGCAGTTCACTTTAAGTTAAGATGAAAATTTACCCAAAAGTTAGGAAATTGAATAGGAGTTGCTTGCAATATAGGTCTTTTAATTTACTAGTATGAGAAAAATCATTTAGAGCCTTTTGGATACTCATTAACAACTTTTAATTTACTCAATAGACTTTGTTGATGTATATTTGTTActtattattatagttgatgtatcaatatactttgtttatattttaaattatattgacttgtttgtttattgtacttttttttagtttgataataggataatattttttttgtttttttttaatacaaattagataaaaatttgtattaaatttatatttattttgtatgaaaacaagtttattttgtaattagaaaaataaaaaaaatttctattttactttactGACGGATTTTCAGATGGATTTTTTGTTTGTAATTagagtgtgagatgattttccaaagtttaaattacagatggaaaatctgtcgaaaaatccgtctataattacagacgaaaaatccgtcggaaagttcgtcgTCTTCggaaaatggatggagaatttactGAGGAAAAATCTGTCgataactggtaaaaatccgtctataattttccgacggaaaaaaatccgtcggtaaatattttctgacggggcttttacagagggacaaaatccatcGGTTaccaaaaattcgtctgtaataaagactaaatctgtctgtaaatccgtctgtattaatccattttctagttgtgtacTACCAAAATTATTCTTTATTATATCCTATTAATTTTTATTCATTAGTGATCTTTAATTgtctattttaaataaaaatttgaattgattgaattgatttttttattagtaATATAATTATTGTGACATTTGCTTGGCtcagtaatattttttaatttatttaatctgattaatcattttttttcttattttatgttaatttaactaattagaacTAATAAATTTCAGTTATTTTAATTCTTACAATTTTTTATTCTAATCATGTATTTCAATTAATGTATTAAtacaattttaatatttatatgtcATTAATTGTAAcatcctaacttttagcacctcatgatcgtatcAAAAGCTTAGGCGTTACTTACCTCCAAACCTTTCTattatatactatctttatttaatattgagccttcgtgaACACGAATCGAAATTTTAATTAAGAAGACGAGAGGAGACTTTATTTTCAATTACTTAATCATAAtagtatatatattcacataacaTTATATACATAGATTTATTTTAAGATTCTCAAAAATaaatcctacccctctaaaaaaatCAAGACAATAAACGACgaggaaaaaataaatttaacaactcaactcgtaaaCATATTCCTCTGTGCTTTCGCAGCTTCGCAATaagccttcgcacctgtagctgaaaggggggtGGAGATAggaggtaagaactggggagttcttagtagggtcgggattAGGAGTTAAGTTCATTCTATATATACTTGGTCAGCCATAACAGTCAACAAGGTACCATCTAATTCAACAATTAAAGAACACAGAATTCAAATAATCATTTAGCACACCCACAATCACATAAAAttacactcacaaacaaatatgtgcaaacaagtatgatgcatgtctattcctagtgcaggtaatgagctcatctgtcggttttgacCTGCTCCCGACGCAACTCAGCGACCTCTGTCTGAGTTTGGTTTCTagtgtcataacctctgtaagcaacctctgtcttacaggtgcgagtCTCTTGCGCCGATGTttgcaaacataacctctgtaagcaacctttaTCTTACAGGTGAGGTTCTCTCTAGCCAATGTACATAgcgataacctctgtaagcaacctctgtcttacaggtgcaacCATTCTCTGGATTGGCCGATATATCTCTGGAAACAAATCTTGGTGcactcaccaccatatctctgctcgTTTTCAGCAGGTACATAATCATCTTAGCTCGTTCTTTCTTTCGTTTCTTTTATTCCTACTCTCAGCTTTTCTGTGGCAGAagttctttatatttttttaattttttctctctGCTCTCTTCTGTGGCAGagatttctttaatatttttcttttcttttcttttctttcttcttctttctttcttatcgtTCATAATATAAATCATCCTCACATTGTTTCTTTTCCTTTCCCTAAGTGTCTTatggaaaagaattataaaaaaGTTCTTTAATTAAGTCTGCATTCTCTAAGGCTTTTAGAATTACTTTGCTTGCTTGCTTACTCATTAATATTACACATTAtaatattgttacaaaataatatctttgataaatactaattataataataatttatttaatataaatgaataattttaaataagtatttaaaataatatttataatcttcttttaaaacttagtttataaaatcttatttttaaatttttattaattactttctaaatcacgaactttttaatattctatttttaacttcaatattttataaaattatatttgaacccCCACTTATTTTCATATCTATAAAAACAACCCTGATC from Arachis ipaensis cultivar K30076 chromosome B09, Araip1.1, whole genome shotgun sequence includes these protein-coding regions:
- the LOC107616567 gene encoding G-box-binding factor 2-like encodes the protein MVEVTRTPLSAYDATLCNTLFTWRVYTHPAIPIGPHPHGQGVPSSPSTGTPLSMETPPKSANSDQGLMKKLKGFGGLAMSIGNGHTDSTKLRTENKLSQRFVSLFSFYINFCRFFFFFFEFLRCGVMEGKSDTL